The DNA window GTCAGCGATCCCAGGGTCTCGGAGGCACAGAAGATGCGCTACGTTCAGCTGCGGGCCTTTCACCAGGTGGCCATCTCAGGTGGTTTTTCGCGCGCCGCCGAAGCGCTGTTCCTGACCCAGCCCGCCATATCGGATCAGGTGCGCAAACTGGAGGAAGAGTATGACGTTCTGCTCTTCAACCGAAACAAGAAGCAGGTCACGCTGACCCATTCGGGCCAGAAGTTGCTCGAGATAACCCACCGCATGTTCGATACCGAGCAGCAGGCGCTCGAATTGCTGACGGAGTCGCGCGCGCTGCGTTCCGGCACGCTGCGCATCGTCGCCGATGCAGCACACCATTTGCTGCACATCCTCGGCAGCTTCCGGGCTCGCTATCCCGGCGTCCAGGTTTCGGTGCGCGCCGGCAACACCGAAACGGTGATCAGCAGCCTCTACAGCTACGATGCCGATATTGGTGTCCTGGGCGAGGTGCCGACCGGGCGCGATTTCGAGGTGCTGAAACTGAATTCGACACCGATCATCGCCTTCACCTCCATCGACCATCCGCTGTCGGACAAGAAGTCGCTGACGCTGAAACAACTCGCGCAGGAACCACTTGTCATGCGCGAGCGCGGTTCGAAGACGCGCCAGAAGCTCGAGGACCTGGCCGCGGCGTCGAAGGTCGAACTCAGGCCTGTGATCGAGGCGGAGGGCCGCGAAGCCGTCCGCGAGATCGTCGCCTCGGGTGCCGGCATCGGCTTTGTCTCGGCGGCCGAGTTCGGCCAGGATTCGCGTCTGGTGGCGATCGCCATCGACGCGCCCGAAACCCTGATGGACGAAGCGCTGATCTGCCTGCGCGAGCGTAGCGGCGGCAAGCTCGTGCGTGCCTTTCTCGACATGGCGCGCTCGATGTCGGCGGACTAAGCGGCGGCCCTGATCTCCAGCGCATCCGCCTTCACCCGCTCCGACTTCGGATCGTAGGGGCTGCGCAGATGAGCCATGGCGGCATGGCGCACACCGGCAAGGTCGATTTCGAAACGGCCGTCGGTGAGGAACGCGGCATCGACGCCGGCTTCGTTTTCGATCAGCCCGAGCGCCACCGAGCGGCCGAGCGTGTGGCCGTAGGCGGCTGAGCGAACCTCGCCGACAGGCTTGCCGTCGCGCAGGATCAGTTCGCCGCCCCACAACATCGGCTCGGCATCGTCGAGCGTGAACAGCACGATGCGCCTGGCCGGTGCCGCCGACGGCTTTGCCTTGACCAACGCCTCGTGGCCTATGAAGCCGCCCGGCTTGTTCATGGCGACAGCGAAGCCAAGCCCGGCCTGCCAGGGATTGATATCGGGCGTCAATTCCCTGCCCCAGGCGCGAAACCCCTTTTCGATGCGCAAGGCGTCGAGCGCGTAGTAGCCGGCATCCAAGAGGCCGAATTCACGCCCCGCTTCATGCAGCGCCTCGTAGACGCCGACGGCGAATTCGGTCGGCACGATCAGTTCCCAGCCGAGTTCTCCGACATAGGTCATGCGATTGGCATAGGCGGTGGCGTAGCCGATATCGATCTCGCGGATGGTTGCGAAGGGGAAGCCGGCATTGGAAAAGTCCGCTGACGACAATTTGCCAAGCAGATTGCGTGAACGCGGCCCCATCACAGCCAGCACCGCATAGGACGAGGTGACGTCGGTCAGGATCGCATGGGCATCGGATGGGATATTCTTGACGATCCAGTCGGCGTCGTGGACCGCCTGCGCCGAGCCGGTGACGATAAGGAATTTCTCCGTGGCAAGCCGCATCACGGTAAGATCGCTTTCATAGCCGCCGCGCGCGTTGAGCACGGCCGTGTAGACGGAGGTTCCCACCGGCACATCGACATCTGCGGCGCAGATCCGGTTCAACACCGCACAGGCATCGCGGCCCTGGACGAGCAGCTTGGCAAATGAGGTCTGGTCGAAGATGGCGACCGCTTCACGCGTCGCCTTCATCTCGCGCTTGACTGCCTCGTGCCAGTTCTGGCGGCCAAAGGCGTAGTCGTTCTCGGCCTTCTCTCCCGGGGCGGCGAACCAGTTGGCACGCTCCCATCCCATCTTGGAGCCGAAGCAGGCACCCTTGACGGCGAGCCGGTCGTAGAGTGGTGAGCGGCGGAACGGCCGTGCGGTATCCAGTTCGCGGTTCGGCCACGGCATGGCGTAGTGCAGGCCGAGCGTCTCCTTGACCCGGTCATGCAGCCAACGCGGATTGTTGTTGAAGGAGGCGAAGCGCCTGATATCGACCGGCCACAAATCCATGGTCGGCGCGCTGTTGACGATCCATTCGGCCAGCGCCCTGCCCGCGCCGCCAGCGCTGGCGATGCCCATCGAATTGAAGCCGGCGCCGACATAGAAATTCTTCAGTTCCGGCGCCTCGCCCAGGATGAAATTGTTGTCCGGCGTGAAGCTCTCGGGGCCGTTGTAGAATTTCTTGACCTCGGCCTCAGCCAGTTGCGGTACGCGGACGAGCGCGTTTTCCATCAGGATCTCGAACTGGTCCCAATCGTCGGG is part of the Mesorhizobium loti genome and encodes:
- a CDS encoding LysR substrate-binding domain-containing protein; the encoded protein is MRYVQLRAFHQVAISGGFSRAAEALFLTQPAISDQVRKLEEEYDVLLFNRNKKQVTLTHSGQKLLEITHRMFDTEQQALELLTESRALRSGTLRIVADAAHHLLHILGSFRARYPGVQVSVRAGNTETVISSLYSYDADIGVLGEVPTGRDFEVLKLNSTPIIAFTSIDHPLSDKKSLTLKQLAQEPLVMRERGSKTRQKLEDLAAASKVELRPVIEAEGREAVREIVASGAGIGFVSAAEFGQDSRLVAIAIDAPETLMDEALICLRERSGGKLVRAFLDMARSMSAD
- a CDS encoding GcvT family protein → MAHEFPTQARVVIVGGGIIGCSVAYHLTKLGWTDVVLLEQGQLSGGTTWHAAGLVGQLRSHSNMTSLIRYSTQLYSELEAETGLATGWKNCGSLSVARTADRMTVLKRTAASARAQGVEIDVISPREAEDLWPVMATDDLVGAVWLPGDGKANPTDLTQSLAKGARNRGARIFERVKVTGISVKNGVACGVETDRGDIAAEIVVNCAGQWARKVGLMCGVSVPLHSAEHMYIVTGRIEGVHPDLPVMRDPDGFIYFKEEVGGLVMGGFEPHAKPWGMNGIPENFEFALLPDDWDQFEILMENALVRVPQLAEAEVKKFYNGPESFTPDNNFILGEAPELKNFYVGAGFNSMGIASAGGAGRALAEWIVNSAPTMDLWPVDIRRFASFNNNPRWLHDRVKETLGLHYAMPWPNRELDTARPFRRSPLYDRLAVKGACFGSKMGWERANWFAAPGEKAENDYAFGRQNWHEAVKREMKATREAVAIFDQTSFAKLLVQGRDACAVLNRICAADVDVPVGTSVYTAVLNARGGYESDLTVMRLATEKFLIVTGSAQAVHDADWIVKNIPSDAHAILTDVTSSYAVLAVMGPRSRNLLGKLSSADFSNAGFPFATIREIDIGYATAYANRMTYVGELGWELIVPTEFAVGVYEALHEAGREFGLLDAGYYALDALRIEKGFRAWGRELTPDINPWQAGLGFAVAMNKPGGFIGHEALVKAKPSAAPARRIVLFTLDDAEPMLWGGELILRDGKPVGEVRSAAYGHTLGRSVALGLIENEAGVDAAFLTDGRFEIDLAGVRHAAMAHLRSPYDPKSERVKADALEIRAAA